caaaattttattttcatagaaaattttgtcgaaatttgattttcatggaaaatttcatcaaaatttgattttcatagaaaatttcgtttaaatattattttcatagaaaatttcgttgaaatttaattttcatagaaaatttcgccgaaatttgatatccatagaaaatttcgccgaaatttgattttcatagaaaatttcgttaaaatttgattttcatagaaaatttcgccaaaatttgattttcataaaaaatttcgtcgaaatttgattttcatagaaaatgtcgccgaaatttgatatccatagaaaatttcgccgaaatttgattttcatagaaaatttcgtccaaacttgattttcatagaaattttgtcgaaatttgatatattgatcgaaaattttgtcgatttgatattcatcgaaaatttcgtcaaaatttgataatcatcgaaaacttcttaaaaatttatttttatagaaaatttcgtcgcaattagatttttatggaaaatttcgtcgaaatttgattttcaaagaaaatttagccgaaatttgatattcatcgaaaacttcaaaatttgatatccacagaAAATCGTCGAGATTTGATTTTCatgctaatttcgtcaaaatttgattttcataaaaaatttcgtcgatatttgattttcatagaaaatttcgtcgaaatttgattttcatggaaaatttcgtcgaaatttggtttttatggaaaatttcgtcaaaatttgattttcataggaaatttcgtcaaaatttgattttcataggaaatttcgtcaaaatttgattttcataggaaatttcgtcaaaatttgattttcaaaaaaaaatcgtattaGAATTCCCAAATGCCCATGATTCCATTTGATTTCGAATCTAGCACAACACTTttcaatgtatttttttttttaattattggtttttatttgtggtttttttcaaaaacttttaaaCTCATCTCCAAATCATTACATTCTTAAACTTTCGCCAATTCAGATCAAtgcaataataaacaaaaagaaaatctaactcAATATTGAACAaagaaaaccgaaaaaaatttatatatacgtATCAgctgaaagaaataaaataagccaaattaaattcaatttcttATGGCTCTCGAGCTTCATGAAATGAAGTTAAAGGAGGATGAAGGTAATAACTATACCGTTGGGCTTAAAAATCAATTCGAATATGTTACATGTAAATCGGGCTCATCGGGTTTTCCACTTCGTTTCACTTCTGGGTTAAAGTTACCATTACAATACGTAGCAAAATAGAGTAGTATTCTTTGATGATGGTTAAAACGTAAGTGTTTGATTTGTACATTCGTCATAGCAATTCATAGTTGCGTGTTAAAATTTGGATTACTTTTTCAAGATATTTTTTTGCCTCTTGCTTTTGCGACTTATTGCTCTAAATTGCTGGCAAacgatagatttttttttcttgctttactGAACTTTTCCAGCCATTTGGGGGTTAGCAGTGGTGCCAGAGTTTTGTGACGACATTGCTTCATTGGACGTAGCTACTGCTGAGGTTCCATTGACCCGTTTGTTGTTGCGTTTGGTATTCAAACGAGTGTCCCGTTTATCCATTGTCACCTCTAGGACGCCCTCAGATTTGTGGGATTTCAAGTCGTCAGAGGCGGTTTTATTAGCTGTGTGTGCTGCCACCGTCATCGCCGCTTGTACATTTGGATTTTGGTTTTGATTTTGCGGCGTTGTATTGTGTTGCGAACTTCCCTGACCTTGGGTCCGAGATTGCATTTTATTTGGCTTAGGACGATTTTGAGCCGCTTGCGAATTCGTTATGGGCTTTAGCACATTGCCAACAGCTTTCGTTCGTCCCTCTCGGAATACCATTCTTTGGCCTGGCCTAATATATTCCGGATGTTTGATAAATCTAAACTTAACATGAGCCTTATCGCCTGTCCGCAGACATTCCTTGGACATATTTACAATGGACGCTGTCTGGCGTATGCTGCCGCAATGCACCATGGCCTGAGAAAAAATAAAAGGTTTGAGCATATttgatttttgcttttttccccACAACTTACTTGGTAGCGTGATGATATGGTTGTGGGATGATGTAGAACAAGAATTTCACCTTCAAACTCCCAGCAGGCTTGTGGCTTCAACTCGGGACTTACCATGACCATGCCTTTACGAATTTGAGAtcttttgattttcttcaaaGCAAAACTAGCAGTTTGACCACCCCTTACTTCTTTCACATTCATGCGTTTGCGATGAATGCTTTTCACTGCTATGGGCATGAAATTTCCCAAAGGATCTGGTCCCAACATGAGAGTGTCATTCAATTTTATGAGACCTTGCAGGCAAGTGCCAGAGACCACAGTACCGACACCTTGGGTTTTAGAAAAAACATATTCCTATTAGCCATCTATGTACATGTGTATTCCATTCCAAAAACTTACCCGGCACCGAGTAGGTATCATCGATTTGAAACTCGGCAGGAGAGGTGTCTTGGCCAGACATGCGTGTTGTTAGTAGGTTTAGAAACATCTTaagtaaattcaaattttccccAGTAACATTCGATACTTGGAAGATGGGACACAACCGTTCAGAAACAAAATTGGTGGCACTAAGCACAACCTCATCGGGCGTCTTAACCATTACAGGGACTTTTCGGCAACCTtgggattttaaaattttaaacagtaattTAAGATTGTCTTGTAGGACATTCGGAGGACACATATCGATTTTGGTAACCACCACGAACACAGGTACCGACAGAGCCAAAGCTAGGCCCAAATGTTCTTTCGTCATGCCAACAATACCGGCATTGGCTCCAATCTGAAAAGTGATGGAATGTTTATCAtgaattgatttttgttttcagtAACAATACCTACCATTAGCATGCCAAAATCAGGAGCATGTCCAGTCATACCAAAAACAGTAGTTTTCAAATAGCGCTCATGACCCGCCAGATCAATGAATGTTATCACCTTGGCAGACTTCTCACAAATCTTAACCCAATCCAAAGTTCCATGATCTGGTTTATTAACAACATTGCCAACACTATCAAAACCTGATGAAAGACAAAAGTTATTGGGGGGTTTcaattttaatagaattttagTACGCCTTACTATGTGAATGGTGGAGTGTAGCCCCATCAGCTCACAGAAAACGAAGGTTTTTTCAGCACACACTTACCTAATATGTCATTTCCCACCGAGCTGGTACGGCCGCTTTCCATTTCGTGCTTATGTCTAAATAAACGTTGGCGCGCATGACCACGACCATTATCCAGATCTCCATGTGTTAAAACGCCCAGCAAAGTAGATTTACCAGCATCTACATTACCAACGACAGCAACTCtaaaatgggattttttttttaaatcacattttttcactttcactCTCATACATTGATAGGAATATTTAAATGTTGTTTGCATACCTAATTTCCATAAAATCCGAAGTATCCACACGCTTGCGTATTAAATATTGCCCTGTCATACCCTTCTCAACTTTGCGTTGCCTCAACAATACCATATCAGCATCAATGGTTGTGGCCAATGATTGTAGGGTTGCTACAGCTGCCTGATATTCCTCCTCGTCCAAGCCACTGTCGCCACCATCTAATATTTAGAGCATTGTATATTCACATTTATAAGGTAATCCTTAGATCCAACCAACCTTCTCCCACTCCAATTTCATATATGGTTTCTCCACGGCTATCTTCTGTGCGTTCCTCCAAACGCTTCTTTAGCAGCTCAAATTGTTCCTCGGTGGGCGATACCAAAACCTTTTTGCCTCTTATGCTTGAGTAATCGATGCGAGGTTGTTCGATATCCGGAAAACACACATTGGCCGTCGCAGCTGATAGAGCTCCGCCGCCACCAtcacctacaccaccactgctcATACTATTTCCTATAGCCGGTTTCATGCTGATGCCACACTACTTCAACGTAATCAGGTAGCAGTAATTTCTTGCAATTGAGATTTACTTTCGCCTAAAGAATTTCTGATCTTGCAgtgcactgtcaaacatctcctATTTTCCAGGAATACGATGccaataaacaccacacagcAAACGGGCACAAAGAAATAAGGTGGCTGTTCCCTTGCTACAAACtaaaagtaaatttattttattcttattttaaagaaatgctTGTAAAAATTAGTTGCGGCCGTTTTAGAAGCTTTGTAAGTCATCTTTGAACTGAAAATGTTGTACAAGTTGAATGGGGCTTTTATAGACTTGTTCACAACCCTCACTACTAGCAACCAGCTTGCCAGCACAATTGCTTCTTTATATGATGAAATTGTGTTTGGATGATGCAATTGTttgtataaaaatgcaataaaagtcTTTATATTTTGGTATATTGGTTTGGTGGTTTGCTGCAAGTTATACGGAAGAGAAATTTCCTTTGCCACAAGAGTGCGATAACTCATGAGCGCAAATGTGGAATGTATGAAGTTGAgaagttgtttttataccctccaccataggatggggggtggactaatttcgtcattctgtttgtaactcctcgaaatattcctctgagaacccataaagtatatatgttcttgatcgtcatgtcattttaagacgatctagccatgtccgtccatctgtccgtccgtctgtctgtcgaaagcacgcctactttcgaaggagtaaagctagccgcttgaatttttgcacgaatacttcttattaggtcggttgggattgtaaatggaccatatcggcccatgttttgatatagctgccctataaaccgatcttgaatcttgacttcttgagtcactagagggcgcaattcttatccgatttgcatgaggtatttttttatgattttcaacaactgtgttaagtgtggttcaaatcggttcataaccttatatagctgtcatacaaaccgatctggggtcttgactttttcagcctccaTAGGgggcaattctaatccgatttgactgaaattttgctcgaggtgttttgttatggctgccaacaactgtgctatgtacggttcaaatcggttcataacctggtatagctgccatataaaccgatcttgaatcttgacttcttgagccactagagaacgccacaattcttatccgatttgactgaaatgttgcaagaggtgttttgtgctgacttccaacaactgtgccaagtattgttttaattggtccgtaaattgatatagctgccatataaaccgatgcttcttgagcatctagaggtcgcaattattttccgatttggctgaaattttgtacgacttctctcatgaacttcaacatacatgtctgattcggtcgatagcctgatacagctcccacataaaccgacctccctattttacttcttgagccccttaagggcgcaattttattcgaattggatgaaattttacacaacgacttctactatggtctgtcTGTCGCTGGTTAGAACAGACCTCTCAGTGTCATTGTAtccttcatgacaggtcactgaaAACATGCAGACCGACTGAAGAATGTTGCAAGTAACGAATTTTTCAGAAGCTtaaaggacgtcgaggaagaagagactatagaacgtctgctgtgtgtgtcccacactggcagtcagaaggtgttccactttaggttatcatttctttgagaacttgtatgatgtagcggatgtgaacattcccaagttgttgagctttttaaagcgatctgggtggttgaacggtaggaactagaaggcatcttccttatcCTGTTCTTGTGGTTTCGCAATGGACgataacgtctaagtgagtctgatgacagactgccacttaaacctggTAAACCCATCagaacggaggccaccgtggcgcagaggttagcatgtttgcctatgacgcggggcgcttgggttcaaatcgcagcgagaaaatcaacaaaattttcagcggtggttaacccGCTTACTAATACTTGCTACAtttgttattgtagccacatttttatgtggagatggcgatcctcaAGCTCCTgcagatgagcaagctcgttccggtccaaaggactgatcatcgcgggaacatggtggccattggttatttaaaggcaccaataacttgTCAtaccgagcatcataggcactcagtatttgtgcaagagccggtgccgcccgacctcccACTGAgaatctccgctcgataccgctgattgtccgtgactgccgttgtagctactccgtggagcattccactatccgcaacttgtggacgagctcggtagctcgcagctaagcctcTCGTCACAGCAATGGACATGGCATAGATCGAGCCTCAGTGTTTTCGCGCCtctgtggtgctcacagctatcctgtgCCGTGGACTAGGCatcaaaaaggaggccccttatcattgagcttaaatttttaaacggactgcacccattgttatgagagaagtatcccctgttccttaatggaaagttcatgggaacTTTAGTACTAGTTAACCTTcagaacgcctaggttcaaataGCGGGTAGAACCTTCAAGAacgttcagcagtggttttcctctcATTAATACTGGCGACAGTTTTGGAGTTTTCTCAGCCATTTAAGCCATGAGAGAAGTTTCTTCATTCCTTAAGCaatatttgtgtgaaattttatgttaaatgAAATAGGGCTAGTAAAATGTTCCCTTTGACAGCAAGAACCTAATATCCTCAAAAAGGGTAAAAAGTACTAACTAGAAATGCAAAAAGCGTCCACTCGTTAGGCACTAGGTGATACCATTTCGGCACCAATTCTGGTGCGAAAAGCactaagttgttgttgtagccacattttcatatggagaTGAGCAAGCTCACC
The genomic region above belongs to Stomoxys calcitrans chromosome 5, idStoCalc2.1, whole genome shotgun sequence and contains:
- the LOC106095474 gene encoding GTP-binding protein 1; protein product: MKPAIGNSMSSGGVGDGGGGALSAATANVCFPDIEQPRIDYSSIRGKKVLVSPTEEQFELLKKRLEERTEDSRGETIYEIGVGEDGGDSGLDEEEYQAAVATLQSLATTIDADMVLLRQRKVEKGMTGQYLIRKRVDTSDFMEIRVAVVGNVDAGKSTLLGVLTHGDLDNGRGHARQRLFRHKHEMESGRTSSVGNDILGFDSVGNVVNKPDHGTLDWVKICEKSAKVITFIDLAGHERYLKTTVFGMTGHAPDFGMLMIGANAGIVGMTKEHLGLALALSVPVFVVVTKIDMCPPNVLQDNLKLLFKILKSQGCRKVPVMVKTPDEVVLSATNFVSERLCPIFQVSNVTGENLNLLKMFLNLLTTRMSGQDTSPAEFQIDDTYSVPGVGTVVSGTCLQGLIKLNDTLMLGPDPLGNFMPIAVKSIHRKRMNVKEVRGGQTASFALKKIKRSQIRKGMVMVSPELKPQACWEFEGEILVLHHPTTISSRYQAMVHCGSIRQTASIVNMSKECLRTGDKAHVKFRFIKHPEYIRPGQRMVFREGRTKAVGNVLKPITNSQAAQNRPKPNKMQSRTQGQGSSQHNTTPQNQNQNPNVQAAMTVAAHTANKTASDDLKSHKSEGVLEVTMDKRDTRLNTKRNNKRVNGTSAVATSNEAMSSQNSGTTANPQMAGKVQ